A single region of the Dunckerocampus dactyliophorus isolate RoL2022-P2 chromosome 3, RoL_Ddac_1.1, whole genome shotgun sequence genome encodes:
- the mfap1 gene encoding microfibrillar-associated protein 1: MSTHDSANMKLPPIQSTAGAVPVRNEKGEISMEKVKVKRYVSGKRPDYAPMESSDEEEEDFQFVKKGKEMEPEMELEEEDVVSDPRLKRLLNRVSEDVEERLARHRQIVEPEVVEESSEDSDEGTWHPQREESSEDEEEEEEEEVDDEEIERRRAMMRQRALERKTDEMEVMEVEEEGKSGEESESESEYEEYTDSEDEAEPRLKPVFIRKKDRVTVAEREAEQQKQRELEAEAKRQQEERRRYTLKIVEEEAKKEFEENRRTLAALDALDTDGENEEEEYEAWKVRELKRIKKDREAREMMEKEKAEIDRFHNMKDEERRAELRNNGKMITNKASKGKYKFLQKYYHRGAFFMDGEEDVYKRDFSAPTLEDHFNKTILPKVMQVKNFGRSGRTKYTHLVDQDTTSFDSAWAQETAQNSKFFKQKAAGVRDVFERPMVKRKKT; this comes from the exons ATGTCCACCCACGATTCGGCGAACATGAAGCTTCCACCGATCCAGTCCACGGCCGGAGCCGTGCCTGTCCGGAATGAGAAAG GTGAGATCTCTATGgagaaggtgaaggtgaagagATACGTGTCAGGTAAACGTCCAGACTATGCACCGATGGAGTCATcggatgaggaggaagaggacttCCAGTTTGTTAAGAAGGGAAAAGAAATGGAGCCTGAGatggaactggaggaggaggatgtcGTCTCCGACCCACGTTTAAAGCGTTTGCTCAACCGTGTCTCTGAGGATGTGGAGGAGAG GTTGGCGAGACATCGACAGATCGTAGAGCCTGAAGTTGTGGAAGAGAGCAGCGAAGACTCGGATGAAGGGACGTGGCATCCTCAACGTGAGGAGAGCAgtgaggatgaagaggaagaagaagaggaagaagttgATGATGAG GAAATTGAGAGGCGACGAGCAATGATGCGGCAGCGGGCTCTGGAACGCAAGACCGACGAGATGGAAGTcatggaggtggaggaggaagggAAGTCTGGGGAGGAATCGGAGTCTGAGTCTGAATATGAGGAGTATACAGATAGTGAAGATGAAGCAGAGCCACGACTCAAACCAGTTTTCATCCGCAA AAAGGACAGAGTGACCGTAGCCGAGCGAGAAGCAGAGCAGCAGAAGCAGAGGGAGCTGGAGGCCGAGGCCAAGAGACAGCAGGAGGAGCGGCGGCGTTACACCCTCAAGATAGTCGAAGAGGAGGCTAAGAAGGAGTTCGAGGAGAACCGCCGCACGCTCGCCGCTTTGGATGCCCTCGACACCGACGGCGagaatgaggaggaggagtacgAGGCCTGGAAAGTCCGTGAACTGAAACGTATCAAGAAGGACAGGGAAGCTCGAGAAAT GATGGAGAAGGAAAAGGCTGAAATAGATAGATTCCATAACATGAAAGATGAGGAACGCAGGGCTGAGCTCCGCAACAACGGCAAAATGATCACCAACAAAGCATCCAAAGGCAAATATAAGTTCCTTCAGAAGTACTACCACAGAGGAGCCTTCTTTATG GACGGGGAGGAAGACGTGTACAAGAGAGATTTCAGTGCACCGACTCTGGAGGATCACTTCAACAAGACCATTTTGCCCAAAGTCATGCAG GTCAAAAACTTTGGGCGGTCTGGACGAACCAAGTACACCCACCTGGTGGACCAAGACACCACGTCCTTTGACTCGGCGTGGGCTCAGGAGACCGCTCAGAACAGCAAATTCTTCAAGCAGAAGGCAGCAGGCGTAAGAGACGTGTTTGAACGGCCCAtggtgaagaggaagaagacatGA
- the hypk gene encoding huntingtin-interacting protein K, with protein MYHIMLQEKKKKSFPASLVANMATEGDVDLDLEAEENCTGKPTEKPRKHDSGAADLERVTDYAEEKEISSSDLETAMSVIGDRRSREQKAKQEREKELAKVTIKREDVELIMSEMEISRVAAERSLREHMGNVVEALVALTS; from the exons ATGTATCACATAATGCTtcaggaaaagaagaagaagagtttTCCGGCTTCACTCGTTGCAAACATGGCGACTGAGGGAGATGTCGATTTGGACCTGGAAGCTGAGGAAAACTGCACTGGGAAGCCAACTGAAAAGCCTCGCAAACATGATAGCGGCGCTGCAGATTTGGAGAGAGTCACCGACTACGCGGAGGAGAAAGAAATTTCCAGTTCCGACTTAGAAACG GCTATGTCAGTCATTGGAGATAGAAGGTCACGAGAACAGAAAGCCAAACAAGAGAG AGAAAAAGAGTTGGCCAAAGTGACTATCAAGAGAGAGGATGTCGAGTTAATT ATGTCAGAGATGGAGATTTCGAGGGTGGCAGCAGAGCGCAGTCTGAGGGAACACATGGGCAATGTGGTGGAAGCTCTGGTGGCGCTGACcagctga